TTTGTCAAGTCATTGTGGTGCAATCAAACTTGCAAGACAAAAGTCAGCACACCATGGGCACTACACTCACAACCGGTTTATTATAGTCCATTAGAAGACCACAAAATACATACAAAATAGAATGCACCTGCGTACAGGTTCATCAAGACAAAGAAAAAGGCTAAAAAAAATCGGTGGATTCCATGTGCTGTGAGAGTCGATGTAAGTGAAGTTTTgtctgctgtttgctttgattaatcataattagtggtgatgttggtGCTGAATgcgtaatttcttcagcgtttagttcaATACGCTATTAGTAAGTTGATGTTACGTAGTTGATGCTACGTAGTTGGTGTTACGGTGATGTTCTGTGAAGTCCACAGAACAGACAGGGAGACatatttgcttgaggcgttgtgtgTCATTGTTCATAATGTCTGATATGGTTGAGCATTATCGTTGCCTCACACATGGCTCATCATATCATGGCAGAAGTGTTAagctttaatttaattatggggctgtgtgtaattcaattaattattataaaattgtatgtatacattgtatacatacattcgcTGTCTGCACCACATTTTGCTGTGTAgtgaagacgctcctgttccgcacaacgcttctttcgggcctgggtgttcTTGATGTTGAGTGTACGTTTTGGACCCATTTGGTGGCGCATGcttacgtgctccttctgcacGCATGGCGAGCCTGCTgctgagacgccagctccaagcgctctcttcaggctatcgaacattgtaatgtttacactaacTATCATAGCCCTGCACCTGCATTTTTGTTGCGTGCACAGCAtgtgccatacgcacaaactgtgCAATGCTGCCACAGCGGCAAGTGctatctggtggtgttgcaaggaacccagcagcACGCGCAGCAAAACCATCACAGCAGCAGCGCCTGGAAAattgggagaagaggcaaagaaagcttcactttattAAAATGAGCCTTGCCTTTAGATGGCCTCACAGGAGTATTGTTGATACAATCCGTGCCTCCTTTTCTGATATTGAAAGCCTCCTAAAGTTAACGTGCACTAATTTCTTTGCTTCTGGCCGTAATCTTGAAACTTGTGAAACTCTAGTTTGCACTTGCAGGTCATGCAAGTGGGAAGGCAGTTGCGCATTGCCTTCATTCTTAATTGGAAAAGTTTGTATACTTCGATGATCATGACAGTTGCAGTTAAGACAACTTGTGCTCTGGGCGCTTACTGCTTTCATGTGCAGATGGGTTGAGCGATTTGATGGCTGACTGACTGTCACTGCCCACGGCTTTCATGAAATTGCACATCTTAAGTGAAACAGAACATGGGCATCCCTTGTCCTCGGCATGGCCTTGACCGTGTTTATTATTCTTGTCACTCCTCTACATTGTGCAAGGTAATACACAAAGCAAAATAGGCCTGATTGACCCCCCTGTTTGATCTGCAGATGTCCAACCTGCAGCAGCAGCGAAAGATAGTGGAGCAGTTGCGCAGAGAGGCTGGCCTCAAGCGCATGGAGGTGTCTGCGGCGGTTGAAGACCTCAAGGTGTGTTTGCTGGGCCACTGCTGCCACCTTGTTCCTCAGAAGCCTGTTAGAGCTTATGAGAGAGCATAAGAAACTGCGAGTATTGCCAGAGTCATTGTGCCATTCTACAAAGGCTCAAAAATAAGCCCAGTCAGATCATCCTTTAGCACTGTCTGTGTGGTAGCAGGAACATGGGAATTTCTGATGGGAATGAAAGGTGAATAGTAGGTCACCCACAGAGCCCATGCCAATGGCATTGCTCTGTGAACAACTTACTGAATATGTGGGAGGCATAACCCTTCAAATCAAAGCACAAGTCATGGTAAGTTATTAGAAGTGTGAGCATTGAAGCTAGCGCCTGCCATCACTTCCAGTACTTGCAGTACAggaaagcatggccttcgagattggttGCTATTCCGTTTCTAGGGCAGTGGGGCAGGGGATAAAATATTGCCCAGTTATTACCTTTCTGGttgtacttcatcatcatcagtctatttatGTACACTGTAGGACGTAGGCTCCTCTTAGCAATCTCCACTTACCCCTGTCCGGCTGTGCCAGCTGACATTTTATGCCTTCAGATTTTCTAATGACATTGCACTAGGTAGTTCTCTGCTGTCcccgactgcgctttccttccgtTGGTACCCGTTCTGTAACTCTGCTAGACCAGTGGTTGTCTGGCCTATgcattgcatggcctgcccagctccatttctttcttttgacgtgAACCAAAATATTGGCTGCCCCTGTTCACTTTCCAATACTTGCCGCTAGGCTCCTGTTTTTTATCGGTTGGCCACAATTTTCATTTTATTGCTCATTGGTTGGTCTCATGATCTTAAAAATGTCTGCAACAAAAAAATGGAAATTTACAAAACCTACTATTTTGGGGATAAGCCAGCTCCTTCCTCGAAAACAGAATGGATGGTGGCCTAGTGCAGAAAAAAAACTTCAGATTTAGTCCTGCCTTTTGTTTGGAGACATTATTAACTTCCTAACACATACAAGCCACCACCAACAGTTCAGTGGCACCCTGTGGCATGCAGCTGCCCTAGCAAGTATTTTTTCTCAAGTTTGTGCCGGGTCTCTCATCCCCCCTGTGCAGAAGTACATCCAGGACCACGAGAGTGACGACTACCTGCTCGTGGGCTTCCACTCACAGAAGGCGAACCCGTTCCGGGAGAAGAGCTCGTGCAGCCTGCTTTAGGCACCCTCCCCCAACCTCCACAccgcctctctctctccacaccCCGAGTGCCCTCACCCACCTTCGCCACACCTCCCGCCACCAATCGTCTCCGAGCCCAGCGTCCAATGCACAAATACAGCCCACTTCTCACAAGCCTGCCTGTTCCTGTCTCACTCTGTCCTGCTGCCGCATTAAAGTGCCACAGAGGAAAATTATTAAGCAGAGCTGGACAGATTATTCATCTAGAAGTGTACCATTGTTTTCAATGTGCCAATATATTTGTACGATATCCATGTACCCTTCCCCCTCACGTAATACTCCAAATGGGAGCCCGTGGggaatgtgtaaataaataaatgactgtTGCGTAGAAAATTGCCACCAAAGGTGCCACTGCTGCTCCTCAGTTTGAATCGCCTGCACCAAGACGGATAAGCTGACGTAGTCCCCTGAAGACCTCCTTCTTGGGTGCTCTGTGTTACTTGGCTAATGCTGACATCACTTGAACGGTGCCCGAGTCCGTAGTATGTGGCGCCACTCCTGattttttattttcatcattttatTGCTGACAGCAACCCTGTTCTTGCTGTGAATGGCAATTTGTTATTACAGGAACCTGATATTTCAGTCTAGCTGCAGCCTTTTGTTTCCCTTTAAGGTAATTATAGCAGAGTAAGAATGCACTACCCTTTTGGAGAGTTCGAAAAGCATGCACTTTATTACGGTACAGAAAAGTGCACTAACAAGATAGGCACTTGTCCTGTGTTTGCCTTCTTTTGACTAGTCTTAAAAGGGGGTGTTAGCTCAGAGCCAACTCTAATTTTTCTATTAATGTACACGTAAAACACAGGAATGTCTTATGAAATGACTTTACTGATTTCAATTAGATTTGTTGCACCTGGGAGGGAAAGTTCGATTCTAGCAACTCTAGAAAGCAGAATCTTGATTTAGGACATGTAAATTTTATACAAAAGATGACCGAAAATAGGCAAGTTTAAAAACAAAAGTGTGAAGTCTACAAATGCGTATCTCTGCACTGTCAACAGATATTTCAGTTCTACAAACTGCCTCTGCTAGAGCAACTCAACTGGACAAATTTGTTAAATGAATTTACAAATGTGAAATTGTTAGTAATGTTTTCAAAGGTTTTGCAAAAGACCCCGCAAATTTGTAGTATATTTGTGAGTCAAGTATAATATAAATTTTGTACACTTTAGAaataggtgcagtttacagaatttatATTGTTTTTTATTACAAAGTTACATGGTTGAAACCTCGGTACTTGAGTATTTTGGGCAcagctcttgggcgcccgttACTGCGGCGAGCGCCTGCGTTCCCGGTGttaccgagcgaacgagcacattgAAAGATGAGGGCGAACGTAACGAGCAgcgggtgaagaaaaaaaaaaaaaaaccgagagAGAAGAGgcacgaggcggaaagcggacttcgcttcgtttgcaacgtacgtacgcgccagccaatatatcgcgaaatgaaaacgcgcatATAAAGCTATGCTCACATTTCGCATTAGGCACTACCGTAATTGTCGGCGAATTTTTCGTTTTCAATTTTCAGCAATACATTTGAACttgaactttgaactttatttgcatctatacaacgtacagatagcaggggcacagacaaaaagccataaaatcggCTTGACTAGGTCTGTGTCCCTTATTGCTTTCTTTGGCATCACGTAGCAATGTGAAAGAAATTACGGCCTGAACAAGAATTCTGCTTCCTACGGTCAGCAGATTTTaacctttcttttaaatgcaacaaactatCACAATCGATGCAGTGCATGGTTTGCCGATTTCTCCATTTCCATATATAGATCGGAGCTCTCaagctaatgcttcctctttaGGTGTGTGCTTGTTAAAACCTGTATGTATGAACCAACTATCCTAGTTAAACCATTAATCGTGCAAATGAACTCTCGTCGCTGCCTGTATGTTAACCATGAAGTGTGTTTAAAAGCTGTTTGGAGATGTGCAGCTGCAATTATCAGAAATACTTCTCTGTCAGTACAGACACATGGCGTGGCCTCTATGCATATTGTATGAATTCCTATCAGTATTCATTTTCTTTCCATAGTGTTTCCGCCTGACTGACATGGTTGTGCAGACAGGCAGATGGGTTTAGAAATTAGTTGAGCTTAGCGTGCCTCAAGTAGATATGAAAGAGACTTGGGCCATATCGCGACACATGGTGAGTTGCGCTGTTTTTGTACGAGAACACAGTTGGAGCTCCTTTACAAAGTTAAGTAATTTCCTTGTATGTCAAAGAGAGCAGGCTCACCGCTACGGGTTTTATTTTTGTAAATCAGCTGTTGTTACTGATATGCAGGGCTGTGTACTGATGAGGTTACAAGGAGACTCGTACTTTGGAGGTGCTGAAATGTCGAAGCATTCCTGCAGAGGAATCAGCAGCCTAAAACCCTTCCATTCACGTTTCCGTCGAACAGGGTGACACGCGAATGGAGGGGCTTTACGTCAGCCGAGCGTGCCGCGTGATCTTCCGAAATCAGAACTAAGCGCGTTTCACAAACGCGGATTTATGACCGCCCTTACTTTGACACAATTACAATTTTTTTCTAACGCTGTCAGTTTCCTTCATTAATCACTGTAACTTGATCGTTACAGCCAGCTACTTCACATGGAAAACAGCCGTCAACACTATCATCATCGTTAGTTCGCAGTCAGCCAGCTGGCGGCAGCCGACGCCCCTCATTCAAGTGATACTTAAGTGATCTGCGGTAACATCCTAAACAGCGTGTGAAACCGTGACGACAGCATTCAAGAAGAACGTGCACTTCGCCATCGAAGCTACCCGATCGATCCTTCCCAATCGTAGGGTCGACATCCCTTGATACCAGTCGAGCATGGCGGAAGCGCAGAAAGCCATCAAAGTGAGTGCGATTGCGCGCCGCGCCGAGGGCATTGCAAACCTTTGCCAGCGTGTCAACGATCGTTGATCGTCGCAGGTTGGCATCATCGGGGGCAGTGGCCTCGATAACCCGGACATCCTGGAAGACCGTAAGGAGTACGCAGTGAGCACGCCATTCGGAGAGGTACGCAGCTGTAGGCGCTCAGCGACAGCGCGCGGCACACGGCACTGCCGGCGCTGGGCAGCCGGTTGCAGCTTTGCGGCGCGGCCAGTGCAGCAGTGTTCGTCTTTACTGTGCTCGCAGCCAGCGATTACTGGCTGTGGCTTCGCCGAATGATCGCGGTCGTTTTTCTTTCGACGAGCTGTTGCACGCACGCCTGCCGACTTGTAGGCAATGGAGGAGATTGAAAGAGAAGGGAGATTCCTTGGGAGCTAGTGGAAAGCCCGTTGGCTGCATCACGAGTGTCTTAACGCGCGGCTGATGCCCGAACACCGGTAAACCGTAGTGATAGAAAAGAGCTAATCTGGCTGAGCAGGTGCCCGTGGTGATGACGGATCGTTTAGAGAATGATGATGTAAAGCTGCACTTATCCCTCATTGAAGGGAGCGGGATAGatggaggaactacttgaagtaggccccCTCTATCCTCGCAGCCCACTGCAGGACGGCCTTCTGAAGGTTGGGCCTCGAGCTGCGCAAAGCAGCCTCTCATTGCTCCTCACTAGAtgttaattgcttgaggaaagtgGAAGGGGGTGCCCTGAaaggggtgcttagggcacccccacatgatgagTCTGCTGGGAGAGACGCAAAATTTGCGAgggggagaaaggtaaatggatTGATGAATGCGGGAGAGGAGGTAAGGGGaaggaaaggtgcgagtctgcagctgtcgcgcgggaatttgcccatgagtggcggaaaggttaaacgGTCTAATCAGTattgtgtgcagatgtcgtggtaggtAATATTAAGCAGAGCCtgcgctgtaaacggcgcctcctccgtagcgaggtccgacacatctgattgCTGAACCTGGACTGTAAATCCTCGCGCGCTGGcctgagccgcctcgtttcctgCAAGGCCCGCATACGCGGGAGTCCAGATTTATGCTACAGTTTGATTAAGAGGATGGGCCAAAAGCAgggaaagggctggcttagagaccctgcCCTCCCCAAAGTTATGTATGGATattttggagtcgctaacgataactgataaAGTTGGGATTTTGAGGGGCAGGGCTAAggcctccttctcctcctccgaGGAAAAGCCAGGCGGCCGCAGTGGCCTGGCTgggagagttaatgactgatattgcataatgatttctgttcccatattcggcggtACCAGTATAGAGAACGTCTTTTGATGTGGAGAATtcttttggagagcctttgctcgctgcctcctgcgctgtttgtggtgcacagggtgcatgttttcaggaagtggggggatgcagaggttctcgtgtatgtgacgtggaatggtgtatttagtcttgatgatgggtgccggagtgatagacaGAGTTTGTAGAATATGTCGACGTGTCGctgtgttagaaagtctgctatactgGGATGCGAGATGGGCTTCTGTGaattcagtaagtgtgttgaaggtgccagtaagcattagcctttcaGTGGAGGTCCGTATGGGGACCTCCACTGAAAGACGAATAGTGAGAGAAGTCTCTCTACATTTCATAAGCATTGCCTGATATGTGTGAAACAGAGTATAGTAAATGCTAATCCAGAGTACTTCATTACAGCATCTCTCATGGACCGTGTGTTGCTTTCAGACATTAAAAGTTGAAACCCACAATTCAACTCGACTGTTCCTCCACTGAGGCCATAAAAGACAACAAACCCACACTCCTTCGCCATGTTTTATTTCCTGTGGTGCATGCATCCAGTCCTTCATGCAAAGAAAATTGGAAGTAATCTCACATTCACTCTCTGCCTGTTTCTTACTTCCTTAATTCTCTGTGCACCATGAACACCATAGAAATCAACAGATTGGCTACAAGAGTcactgtagtggagggctccaaaTTCCAGATAAATCCTGACCACCTGGGCCTTGTTAATGCATAGCCACAGCAGGCTACACGAATGCCTTTGCATTCTGCCATCCATACAATGCAGACTGGGTGGCTGGGAATTGAGCACATGGCCTCGTGCTTTATCgtcagaatgctatagccactaGACGACTGTCTCGCATACATCTGTCAAGTGCCAAGTCTCCTGATTTCTGCATGAATTTACAGCATTCTGCTTAGCTGGCGCTAGTGCTGCAGCAGAGGCCAAAGTCTCATAACTACTGCATTTTCTTGCAGCCCTCTGACGTTCTTATATGTGGACGGATCGGCAAAGTGGACTGTGTGCTGTTGGCAAGGTGAGGCCCTTGGCTAGATAAGGGATCCACTCTTTTAGTGGACAGACAGTCACATGTGGTCTTGCCCCttgtctgtcttgtctgtcttGCCTGTAATCTTTGGGCTGTGCGCTACAATATTCATGTGTACCAACTGTCTACAATGAAACCTTTGTGTTTGTGAGTTTATTGAGAGACCATAGAGATTTGTATAGGGCCGCAACCGTCTAAGGGCTGCAGCCCcgacttggcagcccaaaatttagaaaaaagtggtCCATCGGAGAAGCAATCACATTCGGTGCTCTGATGATGCGGGCATGTGTCGACaaatttttgtgctctgtgcACTACCACATGCCCTTACTAGATAGCGAGAGCTGTGtgttgacctctgatgcaatggtacatTCGGGGATCCGGGGCTTCGCCGACTGCACCGGCGACCATATTGACCAAAAGATTCAGTCCCATGTAAAGGCCTGCACCTCATAAAAATTGGGGAAAAAAGTGCATGCCTTACGTGAGTGTCTGTACAGTAGCGAGTTCGTGTTGTGAACGCATGAGTGCTTGTTCATTGGTTAACATAACATTTTCCTGACAGAATGATGAACTTTCATTTGCAAGTAGGGCACAACTCCTCTTTTTATGCATTCTGTAGTCTGGTCTATGCCATTGCATTTCAAAAAATCCACATGAACATAGACCAATTCGCTTGAATCACCATCTTGTTCTCACCAGTTGTACTTTTTCTGCTCCTGCTCTGTAACATGCTAATGTGACCATCACTTTACACTGATACGGTTTAAAAACTctattttttgttaattttgtgGTAAGAGGTTTATTTCTAGGAGAGAAAATGAGAACCAGAATGGCAGTTCTTGAATTTTGCACCAGAACCCCACTGCATGTCAATGTGACATCACAGAATTTAAACTGTTATTTTATTTGGGCCGTTGTAACGTAGCAGAAATTCAAAGAAACTTACTAAATCCAGTCTgtggctcctttagaatacagTGGGGTCTGTctttattgaaaaaagaaattaccatatccAAGCAGACACTGTCTAAATGCACGACATCATGGAGAAATTGTGTGCTGTAGTCCTTGGTTGCCTACAAATCATATCAAAATCTAACCTTTGTATATTAGCTTGCTGTGCACTTTTGTGGCTCATGATTTATAGTGTGACCTTTCATAGTTATTTACTTTTGTGCTGTGTTCAGTGTGGTAGCTCTGTTTTCAAAGGTATCAACAGCCCAAGTTAGTTTTGTATAAAACTTGTAACCATGTCTTTATTCCCTTCATTGTTTACTGTAACCACTTTCCCCTTGTGTAATACCCTAACAGGGGCCCGTAAGGGCGAAATaaattatggtgatgatgatgaaacttgAAGCTGACAGATATATACTTGTACATGGACATTGGAAGTTGAGGAAGTGAGTGAGAGAGAAGCACTCTAGCTGTAGGGTGGCTGCTGCGATTGGCTTAAAAAGGGGTACTGACACATGTTTTCGAAATTGTAGAAATTATACGACAGATACCTGCCATGTTGGCATAGTGGGTTTGGCATTGCTCTGCTAAGCATGACAGCATGGGATCGAATGTTGGCCATGGGGGGccacatttcgattggggcgaaattcAAAAGCCCTTGTGTTCTGCGCATTGGGTGCAGGCTAAAAAACCTTAGGTGATCGGTATTAATCTGGAATccttcactacggtgtgcctcataatcgtatcttggttttggcatgtaaaactccagaatttaattttttttagtataCCACATGTTTCTCACACATAAAAGGATGACACTTAACAAGTACGAAGGTAGGAAAATGCTTATAAGGCATGTTAATTTGATACTAAAGTTGGTCTTGGAATTCTGGAGCTGCTGTCTGTGTTATATCATCATGTCATGACACAGAACACAAATTGCTGCCTTTGTGAATCGGCAAGGCTAGGTGTGACGGCGTAGCTCATAAAAAATGACAAAATGTGCTGCATGCGTTTAATGTTGCTGTGCTCGCGTGTGGCAACCGCAGTGATCTCGGGAATGGAGCTAGCCAGTATGTCATGCTGCCGTGACATATCCACCTCCCGAATGCAGAAACCCACATTGTTGTCGTACAAACGTGTAATATAGTACTTTATTTAGTGTGCTCGGACCCTGGccagtgtttctttctttctttctttctttctttctttctttctttctttctttctttctttctttctttctttctttctttctttctagtgtttagtgtgcctttaaagggaccctgaaacgattttggcgattttctacaaacgtactgagttgttagagtaggttcttctgatcattaattgatgcatctaagtgctctgcgtaaagcgtgttatttattataagattttaaaaatacccatcgctgccgatcgcagcgcactgctcggcggaattttaagccgcccctacccatatgatgcaaataacccatattacgtcacatgggcgagctatctgattggctgaccagggcgcgtggtcgataatttttccaactttatggtgaacaaatggtgctcgtaatagttggaatgttagttactttgtttttgtaaaaagaaaataacttaaagagaatacacaagcatagttttttagtacacttcagcacttccggcacacagcaagtgtcgtctgcttgtgttacaacgtactccattttgacgagagctccgcggtcagagtcgatctcagtcttttcgcgagcactatgattcgactttgttgccttgtggactgcaaaccgcaagtccagtattagggcaagcgcaaggggacagggtctggccgcttgactgtgccgggatgagccacgagatgagcagaagggcaaatgtgaacggtctgcacggtgcagccacctggtggcacagagctcaaccatacacagtagcagcaacgaagtgtattctttgctgctggtgtgtatttttcgcaggagtgtaatcatcaacacgttgatttataaatgtttaaaatgctttacacttggttagagcaatattagtgctttgtttgactggttaagcgctgcgccagcaagtgtctggaccgtgcagaccgatcaggctgctcacgtacgtctacgctaaagttccttcatcagcttgagttcatgcctccagtcatttgctgaaatgaccagcttgcctgtttttagcggagtaccggacacgttcggcgctacgacagaatgctcgcaacgcacgctgcttcgatagctctcggtcgacggccaagcggctagcggagaggtctcgcgcgggagggggcgtgctcctaaacaaccggaagtgagcgatgtgacgtcgcatcgtgacgctgaaccagtgaaggcggagcttagcgccgctcgttcggcgagcgagttgaggaggaaaagcatagctagggaggagggtaacttctaatcgcttgcagctccattaatacgtaacgcttcacttaaattgtggtgcgaatgttctacttaagctgtaccctacgcgcctacaaaatttgtccgaaccgtttcaggggccctttaatgcatGTACATGGCAAATAATAAACGTCATGTCAGTATACTACTTTAGCTGACCATGAATTACCAATATATGGCTGAAGAAAGGTCTATTATTTTATATATGAAGCTGTGTTGGATCAAATAGTGTATGAAAATATCAAAGGGACACTGTACTACATTCGTATGGATGAAATTTTATTGCATCATTCTAATTGAAATCATGCTAACTCCAGATGTTTTCATAATACCCATGTGTGTTTGTAGTGTACTTCATATGGGTCTGTTTTTCCATGCTTATTAAGAATATGTTATGTGCAAAAAGAAACAACTCAAGAAGTGTTTCCTTAGCTGGAATTCGTGAATACCTCAGAACGGTGTGTACATGTGCGAAAGTTCCTCAAAGTGAAGTTTGAAGTTTCTTGCGGTATTACGCACACGGCAGAACATGATGGGTGTGTGTGATGTTGCCAGTGTGCGCAAACGAAAGCCTAATATTCGTATTTCATGGCAGTTTTGTCTTTGAAACTTTAATTGCTGTGTTTGTGTAGGCGGCTAAATCATGGGGTTCCAGATTTAATCACCTGGAGTGAAAAGGTCAAGCTTGCTGAGTGGGTGGCGGTGCTGAGCTCGGTGAGCGTGCCTCATGTGACCTTTATGACCTCTTTGCTGTTTAAGAATGTGACTGGGTTATTAGCCTGGTATTTGTGGCAGATGGTGATAATGGGCCGTGTTTTCGTGGGGCTCCTACGTAGAGCCAGAAAAACTGTCAGTAATTTTGTCATGTTGTTCGTCTGTCCACACTGAAACCCTTTTTGCATATGCAGGCACGGCCGCAAGCACACGCTGATGCCGTCCAAAGTCAACTACCGAGCCAA
This genomic window from Dermacentor albipictus isolate Rhodes 1998 colony chromosome 9, USDA_Dalb.pri_finalv2, whole genome shotgun sequence contains:
- the LOC135907189 gene encoding guanine nucleotide-binding protein subunit gamma-1-like, whose amino-acid sequence is MPHPFSEMSNLQQQRKIVEQLRREAGLKRMEVSAAVEDLKKYIQDHESDDYLLVGFHSQKANPFREKSSCSLL